From the genome of Enoplosus armatus isolate fEnoArm2 chromosome 21, fEnoArm2.hap1, whole genome shotgun sequence, one region includes:
- the otos gene encoding otospiralin encodes MNSSISLHGFTNHSQQGRMKLLVWLSVLLCLFACHLSEARVIPEGVPYDEPPAVPYWPYSTSDFWNYIEYFRSIGAYNHINEMARAFFAHQHLGNTLGYETNEGHEH; translated from the exons ATGaacagcagcatctctctgCACGGCTTCACAAACCACTCACAG CAGGGCAGGATGAAGCTGTTGGTGTGGCTCAGtgttctcctctgcctctttgcTTGTCATCTCAGCG aGGCCAGAGTCATCCCAGAAGGAG TGCCGTATGATGAACCACCAGCTGTTCCCTACTGGCCCTACTCCACCTCCGACTTCTGGAACTACATTGAATACTTCAGATCCATCGGCGCCTACAACCACATCAACGAGATGGCCCGGGCCTTCTTCGCCCACCAGCACCTCGGGAACACCCTGGGATACGAGACCAATGAGGGACATGAACACTGA
- the cops9 gene encoding COP9 signalosome complex subunit 9 — MKPAVDEMFPEGAGPYVDLDEAGGSSGLLMDLAANEKAVHSDFFNDFEDLFDDDDLQ, encoded by the exons ATGAAACCCGCAGTGGACGAGATGTTCCCTGAAGGAGCCGGACCTTACGTGGATCTGGACGAG GCAGGAGGCAGCAGCGGCCTGCTAATGGACCTGGCAGCCAATGAAAAAGCAGTGCACTCTGATTTCTTTAACG ACTTTGAGGATCTGTTCGACGACGATGACCTGCAGTGA